One region of Cyanobium sp. M30B3 genomic DNA includes:
- a CDS encoding septal ring lytic transglycosylase RlpA family protein encodes MPFSIPLGAFALLIAGSAFSAAPAQARSADPSFSQVPVRGSLAIRDVEPLHFNDDLLRPTVSPVRLASTVAMAPSQQVSKVIEGTASWYGPGFFGNRTASGEIYRPGTLTAAHRSLPFGTRVRVTNLNNGRSTVVRINDRGPFVGSRVIDLGHGAAQQVGLVSSGVAPVRLEVLR; translated from the coding sequence ATGCCGTTCTCCATTCCTCTGGGTGCCTTCGCCCTCCTGATCGCCGGCTCTGCCTTCTCCGCCGCGCCGGCCCAGGCCCGCAGCGCAGATCCTTCCTTCAGCCAGGTGCCCGTCCGGGGTTCCCTGGCCATCCGGGACGTCGAGCCCCTGCATTTCAACGACGACCTGCTCCGGCCCACCGTTTCGCCGGTACGCCTGGCCTCAACCGTGGCGATGGCCCCCTCCCAGCAGGTCTCCAAGGTGATTGAAGGCACCGCCAGCTGGTATGGCCCCGGATTTTTCGGCAACCGCACGGCCAGCGGCGAGATCTACCGTCCCGGCACCCTCACCGCTGCCCACCGCAGCCTGCCCTTCGGTACCCGCGTGCGGGTCACCAACCTCAACAACGGCCGCAGCACAGTCGTGCGCATCAACGACCGCGGTCCCTTCGTGGGCAGCCGGGTGATCGATCTGGGCCACGGCGCCGCCCAGCAGGTTGGCCTGGTCTCCAGCGGAGTGGCTCCTGTGCGCCTCGAAGTGCTGCGCTGA
- a CDS encoding phosphoribosylformylglycinamidine cyclo-ligase: MDYRTAGVDVLAGRAFVERIRGSVESTRRPEVVGGLGGFGGLCRLPAGLKQPLLVAGSDGVGTKLELAQAHGRHHEVGIDLVAMCVNDVITSGAEPLFFLDYIATGKLSPEAMAEVVEGIADGCRQSGCALLGGETAEMPGFYGPGRYDLAGFCVAVVEAEAIIDGRAMAAGDRILAVASSGVHSNGFSLVRRILTDNRIDPTAPLPGGEGSLIEALLRPTRLYGALVKALLTQGVPVHGMAHITGGGLPENLPRCLPSHLHAAIDRHSWERPPLFRWLQHAGQIPEVDIWNTFNLGVGFCLVVPAATEQRALQVCREAGYTAWSLGEVRPGAPAPQTPLVGVPV; encoded by the coding sequence ATGGATTACCGGACGGCAGGCGTCGATGTACTGGCGGGCCGCGCCTTTGTGGAGCGCATCCGCGGCAGTGTGGAGTCCACGCGGCGGCCGGAGGTGGTGGGGGGGCTTGGCGGCTTCGGCGGACTGTGCCGGCTGCCGGCAGGGCTCAAGCAGCCGCTGCTCGTGGCCGGCAGCGACGGGGTGGGCACCAAGCTGGAACTGGCCCAGGCCCATGGCCGTCACCACGAGGTGGGCATCGATCTGGTGGCAATGTGCGTCAACGACGTGATCACCAGCGGCGCCGAACCCCTGTTTTTCCTGGATTACATCGCCACGGGCAAGCTCAGCCCGGAGGCGATGGCGGAGGTGGTGGAGGGCATCGCCGACGGCTGCCGCCAGAGCGGCTGTGCCCTGCTCGGGGGTGAAACCGCTGAGATGCCCGGGTTCTACGGTCCCGGTCGCTACGACCTGGCCGGCTTCTGCGTGGCCGTGGTGGAGGCCGAGGCCATCATTGATGGCCGGGCCATGGCGGCAGGCGACCGGATCCTGGCGGTGGCCAGCAGCGGCGTGCACAGCAATGGCTTCAGCCTCGTGCGGCGCATCCTCACGGACAACCGCATCGATCCCACGGCGCCACTGCCCGGCGGCGAGGGGAGCCTGATCGAGGCCCTGCTCAGGCCCACCCGGCTGTACGGCGCCCTGGTGAAAGCCCTGCTGACGCAGGGCGTGCCCGTGCACGGCATGGCCCACATCACCGGCGGTGGACTGCCGGAGAACCTGCCACGCTGCCTGCCCAGCCACCTGCATGCCGCCATCGACCGGCACAGCTGGGAGCGTCCGCCCCTGTTCCGCTGGCTGCAGCACGCCGGCCAGATCCCCGAGGTCGACATCTGGAACACGTTCAACCTGGGCGTCGGCTTCTGCCTCGTGGTGCCGGCCGCGACCGAACAGCGGGCCCTCCAGGTCTGCAGGGAGGCGGGGTACACCGCCTGGAGCCTGGGGGAGGTGCGCCCCGGCGCCCCGGCACCGCAAACCCCGCTCGTGGGTGTGCCGGTCTGA